Sequence from the Kineosporia succinea genome:
GCGTTGTCGTGGCACCCAGTAGTGCACGAGTCAGCATTCCAGTGCCAAGTCGAGCCTGCGGATGCGGGAAAAACGTGACAACCGCTAGATCTGCTACATCAAATAGAAGAGGAGCCGACATGGCACTTATACCTGTCCGCGAATCAATAAGGACTACTTGCGGCTTCAGTGCCATCTCACGAATACTCTGAATCAGAAGATGCAGCGGGTTCGCGCCTTCTTGATACCAGGAACTGGGATCCAATTGCGTAAGTTTACGAGCATAGTTCGCGTCAGGAACGCCTGCGGGTAAAAGATAAAGCTCACGCTGTGGATCGACCCGCAACACGTGAGGAGATACGTTAGGAACGCTACCGCTCATTTCGGCCTCCAGTAGAAGAGGAACTACACCTGTATCGAGTTCCACTTCGTTTTCTGCGCCGAAAAGTGCGGCAAGGCCGGGCGCCTCCAGATCCATGTCAACGCATAAAACCCGACTACTCTTGCTGAGCACATGAGCAGTATGAGCAAGTGCAGTGGAGCGACCTACGCCGCCTCGAAGAGAATAGAACGTAACAAATATGGGCGTGCTTAACGGTTCGTCGCTCTCGGAAGGCAGTGAAACTGTGATGGTTTCCATCTGGCCACGAATAATCGATTCAGGCCATAAGGGCAGGCGCTGCTGCTCGTTTGTTGTGGCGGACACGTCGCCCAACAGCATGAGATCCGCCTCCGCAGGACTAAGCAGATCCAATTTTGCGACGACTGCGTCATCCACGGCGGAGAGAATCAGTTGGCGCCGGTCGCCTGGTTTCATGCCACTGAAAATTTCTGAAATGGCCAGAATGCGCAGGCCGCGATACGGATCCGCCGAAACATCTATACGAGCCTCTGGAAGCAATGCTTCCAGCTTCGATCGTGCGGCTTGAAGTTCGCCTTGATTGGTCATTGCCTACCTCCTAATGGATTACAGCAGCCTGTTAACTCTAATTCTTAGCCATTGAGACAGATTCTGGGCGCGTCGTATCTCCTCGTCGAAGTCAATGGTGGCTTCCGCTTCCATCAAGTAGCGAAGTTCGACGCTCCTCGTTTCTGCGTACTCTCGCAAATCAGGAGGTAAATCGAGACGGGCGAAACCCGCAGTTTCGATAATTTCAATCAAATCATGACTGCGCGGAGCCTTTTTCCCTCGGAGAATGCACAGGGCTTTGCCTGATGCTTCGGCAACATAACCAAAGAAGTATAACGCCGCCAGTCGCCGACCGGCGGAAATGAGAGCCACGACGTCCGCCCCTCGCTCGCTCGCAACATCCGACCACTCCTGAGCGGCCACACGTCTTGTCTGGTTCAGAGGTGCCTCCCTTTCCCACGTGCGTCCAAAGTGGAATTGCGTAGACGAGCGATGCTACTGCATCGCCGTTCTGTCCCACATTTTCCTATTCGATCCGGTATGCGGGGCTTCCACTGTTTGATGTACCCCTGAGCCCAAAGCTAGCTGTGACGACCCTTGACTGGAGCAGATTTGACGGCTCAGGAGAGCTGAAACCATGAACGTCGTGCTACGACTCGATGAATTGGGCGTCCCGACTCACGTTTCGATACCGCCCTGACTCCCGATCAACCCGCGGTCTCAGCCCGGTCCAGGTCTGTGCTCCGTACGGGGGGCGGCTGGTGTCCGTGGCGGGGGTTAGACCGATTGCGAGCCTCCCAGGGCCGTGGTCTGCACGCCCACGGCGGCTACCGGCAGAGTCGCTTGGTGCCCAGCGCGACACCACCATGGAAGGACAAGGCCGTGGCCCCGACCCATTCGACCCCGGCGACGGATTTGCCGACAGACCCTGACGGTCTTTGTCCAGCTCGAACTGAATCTGGCCTGAGGTACCGAGGCGGACAGCGTCGAGTGCCCCGCACCATACCTGCAGGAATCAACGTCAAGCGCTGCGAGACAACGGCAGACGTCGGCAGGTCCAAACGGCTCCGGAGCTGGACAACGACAAATGTCCTGCATGATCCGGTGGCAACGAGAACCACGGATTCGGATCAGAAGGTTAGGGGTTCGAATCCCTTCGGGCGCACTCGTTGAGACAGCGACGAAACCGGCCCTGATCTGCGGAAACGCATTGATCGGGGCCGGTTTCGTTTGGCAGCCGCCGATCGCTGCGTCCGCCGATCGCTGGCGCTGGGTGACTGCTGCGCCGGGTGACTGCTGCGCCGGATGACTGCTGCGCTGGGTGACTGCTGGCGTCCAGTGTCTGCTGGCGTCCGGATACCGCTGGTGCCTGGCGTTCGCTGGCGCTGGGTGACTGCTGGCGTCACGTGACGGCTGGCGCTGGGGACCGCTCTTCTGGTCGGCCTCGACTTCCTCGACATCCCGGGATCGAAGGTGCGGCCGGCTGAGTCCGGGCTGACGAGGGCTGTCCACGGCCCCCGGTCTATGGGGGGCGACGCGGCAAAGGCTGCTGCTTTCGATTATGGATAATCGAAAGCAGCAGCCTTCTCTTCTCCGGTCTGTGTGGGTCGCTGCCCGGCGGCCGGCAGCCCGGCGAGCCGACAGTCCCGCAAGCCCGGCGAGCCGGCAGCCCGAGAGCCCGGCAGCCCGAGAGCCCGACAGCCCGAGAGCCCGGCAGCCCGGCAGCCCGGCAGCCCGGCAGCCCGGCAGCCCGGCAGCCCGGCAGCCCGGCAGCCCGGCTGCCCGGCAGCCCGGCAGCCCGGCAAGCCGACAGCCCGCGGCTCGTGCAGGTGGAGACCCCTACAGGGACTTCAGGCCTCGCGGGCTGCCCAGGCCGGTCGGGCCGTCGTATCCCTTGACCGCCGTGCACAGGTAGTCGCCGCCGCAGTCGGCCGAGAAGGCGTTGCTCCCGCCGATCACGTCTTTCAGGCCGGTCTTGTGCTTGTAGGGGTACGAGGGCGAGGCCACCTTCGCGGCGTTGCCCGCCAGCCCGATCATGCCCGCGACGAGTGGCGCCGAGACGCTGGTGCCGCTGGCCCCGATCCAGCCCCTGGAGCTCTTGGGCAGGTAGGAGTCGTAGACCAGGAATCCGGCTCCCCCCGCGCCGTCACCGGCGGCGGAGATGTCGGCACTGGTGCGTCCGGCGCAGTTCTTGTCTTTCTGCCAGCTGGGTTTCGCGAACCAGGCCGAGCAGTTGCTGCCGCTGAACGACGCGGCCTTCTCGGTGTAGGCCTTCTTCTTGGCCGAGTAGTTCAGGTCGGTGGCGCCGATCGACCAGACCCGCGGGGAGCTGGCGGGAAACTCGGGGTCCTGGAAGCCGGCGTCGCCGGAGGAAGCGATCAGCGGGACCTTCGGGTGCGTGTAGTACTTCTTGTTCAGCGTCTCGATGCCGTTGAACTCGACCATGCCGTAGCTGTTCGAGACCACGTCGGCACCCAGTCGCACCGCGGTGTTGACCGCCGCGCCGATGTCCTCGCCGGTCGGCGAATCGGCTTCCACCAGCAGGATCCTGCAGCTGCGGCAGGTCGCGGAGACGGCCTGGGTGTCGAGCGCGGCCTCCATGCCCCAGCCCTGGTCTCCCACCGGGTACTTCTTGCCGCCGCGCTGGTCGACCTTGCGGAAGCACTTGCTGGCCGTGGTGCAGGTGCCGAGCTTGAACTTCTTGCGGTAGACGTTGAGGTCGGCCTCGATCTTCGGGTTGTCGTAGGCCACGACGATCCCGACCACCTGTCCCTTGCCGCCCTTGGTGGGCAGCTTGTAGGCCTTGCGGATGTCCTCGGGCGTCAGGCCTTTCAGCTTCACCGCAGCCGTGCTCAGCGTGCCCGAGCCACCGGCGACCGGTTGCCAGCGGGCCAGGCAGTGGAACTGCCCCTTCTTCGCGGTCGAGCAGGCATGGTGTTCGCCGGGGGCGAGTTTCGGGCGCCAGGACGACTCGGTCGGGGTGACCGCGGACGTCCCGGCGACGCGGGGAGACGAACTGGCCTGGGCCCCGGTCGCCGTGGTGCCGGACAGCACCAGGCCGGCCAGGACGGCCGCGACCAGTGCGCGGCGGGCGTTGAATCTCATCTCAGGACCCCGCAACCGTGTAGGCGCGCAGAACGGTCTGCGCGAAAGTGCTTCCAGCCGCATTGGTGCCGGAGAAACTGACGTCCACCGCGCGTCCGCCGTTGGCGTTCGGGTTGTTGACGACACCCTGGAACCGGCCGCCCCCGATCGACTTCAACTTCACGGTGGTCCAGGTCGATGTGCCGGTCACGCGCACCTTCAGCGTCGCCGACCTCGCCGCCGACGAGGCGGCTCCCGGCACGGCCGAAAGCTTTACCGTCACGGTCGACTTCCCGGACGGCAGACGGCCCTGCAGATCGGTCGGCAGCGAGAGCCGCGCCGACACCGCGGTCGGCACCGTGCACGTGCCCTTGTCCTCCGGGCACCATTCGCGGTTGCTCCCGGTGACCTTGCGGCCCGTCCCGCTCTTCGTGCCGAAGGTCATCTCGGTGGTGCTCTGCGTGTTCTGCGGCGACTTCACGGTGCGCCGGTCGAGGTCGTGGATCAGCCGCAGCTTGGTCTGGCCGGCCGGGATCTTCACCGCCGACAGGTCCAGGACGTTCTTGCGGTCGTAGATCTTCTTGCTGCCCGCGTAGACCCGGAACCGGTTGTAGGGCTTGCCGTTCTGTGGGGTCACGGCACCAGCGTGCGTGAGTGTGCTGTCGGTGACGTCCGGCACCATGAACGAGAGCCGCGTGTTCGTGCGGCAGAGCTGGCAGACCACGCCGCTGACGAAGTTCGGCGCCAGGGGGCCGCGATTCCAGTCCTGCTTCACCGTGGTGCCGGCCTTGAGCGGGCTGTCCCAGTCGCTGATCCAGGCGGTGGGATCGAAGGGATCGCCGAGATCGAGCTCGGTGCCCCACTCCGGGGTGCCGCCGGTCGAGCCGACGTACTCGGTGCGCCCGGTGCCCAGTTGCACCGGGGAGACCAGCGTTCCGGCCCCGAACTGGTCGGCGAAGAGCGCGGTGCGGCCACTGTAGGCGGTGCTGCCGGTGCCGTCGCCGTAGTAGGCGGCCTTGATCGTGGTGAGCTGACTCGCGGCGTACCCGAAGGTCGAGCGCGCGGGGATCCCGTTCGCCCGCGCCGCCAGGTCGTAGGTGTACGCGCCGTCGGTGCCGGACAGGTGCCAGTGGAAGAACGTCTTCAGTGACCCGGCCTTCGGTGCCGCCGCGGGGGAGTAGGCGAAGTCGAACGGGGCACTGACGAAGTAGGTCTCCAGCGGCACGCCGTCCTTGCTGGTGAGCAGCGTGTTGAAGTAGTAGCTCTGCAGCGTGGCCGGGTTCGGGGTGCTCGGGGTGGCGGAGAGCGTGGCCGTGCGGTGGTCGAGGGTCACACTGCGGGCCGCCGACACCTTGAGGTCGGAAACCGTGGTCAGGCGTAGGTGCTCGGTCTCGGCCGCGTCGTCGTCGACCGTGTAGTGCAGGGCCTGCAGCGCGTAGTTGCCCGCGGGCACGCTGACCTTGGCCAGGCCGTCGACCACCGGCAGGGTGGTGTACGCCTTCGCCGCCCGGTCCAGGTTGATCAGCGCGACCTGGCCCTCGTTCTCAGGCTCTCCGTCGGGCCCGGTGACCTTCACGGTGAGCGTGTACTGCTTGTACTTCGGCGTGGCCACCGCCGGCACCCGGGCCGGGCGGGCCGAGCTGATGCTCGTGACCCCGCCGAACATCCGCACGCTCTTCGGCCAGCCGGCGGCCTCGTCGCGGTGCCACTGCTTCACCAGCGCGTCGCCGAACGCCGAGGCCGAGTCGGGCGTCAGGTAGCCGGTGGCCCTACCGCCCCGCGCCGAGGTGATGGTGACGCCGGGAATCGAGGGCTTCGCGCCCTGGTAGGCCACCTCGACCTCGATCCGGCCCGACGCCGGCCGGGTGCGGGCGAGCTGCTCGACGTCGAAAAGACTCGCGTCGAGCGTCTTCCCGAGGTACGGCAGCGCCACGGCGGGCAGCAGCAGCCGGCGGCCCTGGCGGGTCTGCCCGACCAGGGTGCGCTCCGACCGGGCCACCACGCCGGTGCTGCGCACGGCCACGCGGTCGCCGGTGGCCAGCACGATCTCGTCAACACCGAGCTCAGCGCCGAGATCGGTGCGGGTCGCGGCGTCGGCCGACATCGGCCCGGCGATCGGCAGTGCCGTGAGTAGTCCGGCCACTCCGGCGACAGTCGTCAGCCAGGCCAGGGATTTGCGCACGCGTAGTGCCCCCTTGGTTCCGCACGAGAGGAGAAGCGGGAGAAAGCTGTCATCCCGCTGTGCGGAACCATACGCCCTTTATGTCGGTATTAATGAACTTCCAAGATCTCGGTCAGAGATCTTTCCGGCCAAGGGTGTTCAGGCGGGCTCGTCTTCGATCGGCAGCAGCATGCGCGCGCCCATGCCGTCGGCAGCCAGGCTGTCGTCGGGGTTCACCACCAGGCACGACCCGAGCGAGACGCACCCGCAGCCGATGCACTGGTCCATGTCTCGCTGCAGCCGCTCGATCTCGAGCTGCCGGGCCCGAAGGCGCGCCCGCCACGACCGGTTCAGCCGGTTCCAGTCGCGCAGCGAGGGCATGCGGTCTTCGGGCAACTGGGCGAACTGCTCGGCGATCTCGCTCAGCGGGATGCCCAGGCGCTTGGCCACCTGGATGATGGCGATGCGCCGCTCCAGGTGCCGCGGGTACAACCGGGTGCCACCCGGCGTGCGCTCCGGCTGGATCAGCCCTTTGCGCTCGTAGAAGTGCAAAGCTGAAGCGGGGACGCCGGTGCGCCGCACGATCTCGCCGATCGGCAGCAGGTCGGTCGGCTTCGGCCTGCGGTTGATCTCAACCATTATTCAGATTCTACGGGCTGCCGGGCGATCCGGCCGCCCGGCCGGGGCATGATCGAAAAGTCCTCCGGGCAAGGGTGAACCGGATGACGACGGAACTCGTACGCGGTGCGGCGGTGAACCCGCCCGGTGGGCCGGACTTAGCCGGAATGCCAGTCGCACTTAAGAGTGGGGCTCCTAACGTGCCTGACCGTCAGTCTCCCCGAGACGGAAAGGGCCGATCATGCTCCCCCTGAGGGCACGCAAGACCACGATCATCGTCAGCGGCCTCGCCGCCACGGTGCTGGCCGCGGGCGTCGCCACCGCCGTGGTCGGGCCGGCGCAGGCCAGTAACCGGCACGGGCCCCGGCACCACGGGCACCATGCTGCGCCGACCGGCCCGGCCACGGCCAGTCCGTCGGCCGACCCCACCACCGACCCGACGGCCACCGCGACCACGACGGCCGACCCGGCCGCCACGTCCACCAGCACCAGTGCCGCCGCCGACCTGGACTCCGCCGAGAAGAAGGAGATCGCCATGCAGCTGGTCTCCAGCGCGGAGAACTCCTCGCTCGACTGGAAGGCGCAGTACGGGTACATCGAGGACATCGACGACGGCCGTGGATACACCGGCGGCATCATCGGTTTCACCTCGGGCACCCACGACATGCTCGAGCTGGTCGAGAACTACACCGACGAGCACCCGGGCAACGGCCTGGCGGCGTACCTGCCGGCCCTGCGTGCGGTCGACGGCAGCGACTCGACCGCCGGTCTGGGCAGCGCCTACGTGAAGGCGTGGAAGGCGGAGGCCAAGGTCACCGCGTTCCAGGAGGCACAGAACTCCGAGCGCGACCGCGTCTACTTCGGCCCGGCCGTCGACCAGGCCAAGAAAGACGGGCTGCGGGCGCTCGGGCAGTTCATCTACTACGACGCGATCGTCATGCACGGCCCGGGTGACGACGGCGTGAGCTTCGGCGGTATCCGCGCCACCGCGCTGAAGAAGGCCAGGACCCCGGCCCAGGGTGGTGACGAGACCGCCTACCTGAACGCGTTCCTCGACGCCCGCAAGGCCGCGATGCTGACCGAGGAGGCGCACTCCGAGACCGGCCGCGTCGACACGATGCAGCGCGTGTTCCTGAAGGAGGGCAACCTCGACTTGAACCCGCCGCTGCGCTGGGCCGTGTACGGGGCGGACGACACCTACGAGATCCTCTGAGTGATCGCCTGAACACAGCCCTGCCTGAAATCCGGTGCAATGCCCGGATTTAGGCAGGGCTCTTCACAGGCTTAAGACAGGTTCCAAGATCCTTCCGCTCATGCGAAACTCCTCCAAACCGGGCGGCCGGAGGCAGCCGAAGTGGCGGCTCTGGACCGTCGGCGTGAGCGCCGTGGTGCTGGCCGTCGGCGGTACCACCGCGGTGCTGCAGCAGTCGTCCACTGCCGCACCCGCGTCGACCACCGCGTCCTCAAGCAGTGAAAGCACCAACACCACCACCGCTCAGGTGGCCTCCGACGGCACCGTGACCACCGCGGCCGCGAACTGCAGCCGCGCGGCCTCGAAGACGGCCAAGGTGCGCATCACCAACGTCAAGCTCCCGGCCAAGGTCAAGGGCTATGGCAACCAGGGCGACACCGAGGCCATCCCGATGGCCGTCGCCGCCGCCTCCAACGGCCGCTCCTGGCTGGCCTGGCTGGGCACCAACGAGAAGGTCTACCTGCAGCAGCTCGGCTGCGACGACAAGCTCATCGGCAAGGCCGTGAGCTTCGCCGGCATCGACCTGCAAGACGTGTCGGCCGACGCCAAGGGCGGTGCGCTGCTCATCACCAAGAAGGGCAGTTGCGGCACCGGCCCACTGTGCGGCGGCACCTCCAGCCCCTGCAACACGATGCACCTGATCCGGTTCAACACCAGCGGCAAGCTGGTCTCGAACACCCAGGTCACCAACCTCACCAGCACGCGCAAGGGCTACAGCAACGGCGCCCGCTTCGTGTGGTGGTACCAGCACCACGGCCGCCTGGCCTTCGACGGCACCAACTACTCGGCCTACTTCGGCACCGCGATCACGGTGAAGAACGGCAACTGCGTCGACATCCACCAGGGCGACCGCTTCCAGACGGTCAACGCCAGCACCGGCAAGATCGTCAAGGGCAAGAGCGTCGACTTCGGCTGCAGCCATGCCTGGACGTCCCGGATCATCTACGACCCGGCCAAGAAGAAGTTCGTGATGACCTGCGCCACCGACAACAACTGCCGCATCGCCCAGCCCGATCCGTATCGCACGGTCGCGGCCGGCAAGTGCGACGGCACGCTGTTCAACGGTGACCTGGTGCTGGCCGGCACCGGCTACTGGAACGCCTGGAGCCAGGGCAACGCGGTGAGGATCTCGCGCTTCACCACCGGT
This genomic interval carries:
- the soxR gene encoding redox-sensitive transcriptional activator SoxR, encoding MVEINRRPKPTDLLPIGEIVRRTGVPASALHFYERKGLIQPERTPGGTRLYPRHLERRIAIIQVAKRLGIPLSEIAEQFAQLPEDRMPSLRDWNRLNRSWRARLRARQLEIERLQRDMDQCIGCGCVSLGSCLVVNPDDSLAADGMGARMLLPIEDEPA
- a CDS encoding chitosanase — encoded protein: MLPLRARKTTIIVSGLAATVLAAGVATAVVGPAQASNRHGPRHHGHHAAPTGPATASPSADPTTDPTATATTTADPAATSTSTSAAADLDSAEKKEIAMQLVSSAENSSLDWKAQYGYIEDIDDGRGYTGGIIGFTSGTHDMLELVENYTDEHPGNGLAAYLPALRAVDGSDSTAGLGSAYVKAWKAEAKVTAFQEAQNSERDRVYFGPAVDQAKKDGLRALGQFIYYDAIVMHGPGDDGVSFGGIRATALKKARTPAQGGDETAYLNAFLDARKAAMLTEEAHSETGRVDTMQRVFLKEGNLDLNPPLRWAVYGADDTYEIL
- a CDS encoding S53 family peptidase → MRFNARRALVAAVLAGLVLSGTTATGAQASSSPRVAGTSAVTPTESSWRPKLAPGEHHACSTAKKGQFHCLARWQPVAGGSGTLSTAAVKLKGLTPEDIRKAYKLPTKGGKGQVVGIVVAYDNPKIEADLNVYRKKFKLGTCTTASKCFRKVDQRGGKKYPVGDQGWGMEAALDTQAVSATCRSCRILLVEADSPTGEDIGAAVNTAVRLGADVVSNSYGMVEFNGIETLNKKYYTHPKVPLIASSGDAGFQDPEFPASSPRVWSIGATDLNYSAKKKAYTEKAASFSGSNCSAWFAKPSWQKDKNCAGRTSADISAAGDGAGGAGFLVYDSYLPKSSRGWIGASGTSVSAPLVAGMIGLAGNAAKVASPSYPYKHKTGLKDVIGGSNAFSADCGGDYLCTAVKGYDGPTGLGSPRGLKSL
- a CDS encoding HEPN domain-containing protein codes for the protein MAAQEWSDVASERGADVVALISAGRRLAALYFFGYVAEASGKALCILRGKKAPRSHDLIEIIETAGFARLDLPPDLREYAETRSVELRYLMEAEATIDFDEEIRRAQNLSQWLRIRVNRLL